A stretch of DNA from Roseovarius sp. W115:
GAATGGCTTAACCACTCTGGCCGAACATCTTGATGATACGCGTCTGGTCGCGGCGTCGTCTTTGACGTCGACAGGGGAAGGGTTAACGGGGAATGAATGCAGAACCGCCCAGGCGGCTGGACACGATACTAGAGGAGCTGGAACGCGCCTCTGAACCATCGCATCTGCAGGTGATCAGCGAACACCTGCGCGATCTCTTTCGCATCGACCATCTGGTTTATCACTGGGTGAGTGCCGCGGGTGATCAATATGGCTGTGGCACATATGATCCTGCGTGGGTCGAAAGGTATCTTGAAAAGGAATATCTACGCGTCGATCCGGTGATAAAGGGGTGTTACCAGAGGTTTCATCCCGTTGACTGGAAGCGGCTGGATTGGTCAGGCAAACACACCCAGGCGTTTTTGAAAGAAGCGTTGGAGTATGGCCTTGGCAATCAGGGGTATTCTGTGCCGTTGCGCGGCCCAAACGGGCAGTTTGCGCTCTTCACGGTGAACCATCGCTGTGACGACGAAACATGGGATGATTTCACCGAAAAGCATCGCCGGGAGCTGATCCTCTGTGCGAATTACTTTAACCAAAAAGCGCTGGAATTCGAGCCGGATCGCGCGCCGGCGCCAGCGCGACAGTTAAGCCCGCGTGAGGTTGAGGCGCTGACGCTTCTGGCGTTGGGGTATGGTCGTGCTCAAGTGGCCGATACCATGTCGATCTCAGAACACACCTTGCGCGTCTACATCGAGTCGGCTCGTTTCAAACTGGGTGCTACCAACACGGTGCACGCGATTGCCCGGGCGATCAGCCAGGGTTTGATCGTGATTTGATCCACGTTTGTGTCTGCGCAACGCACGGTGGTTGCGTAAGCTGTTAAGTCCTTCTTTCCAAAGCTTGGTTCAACCAACATGGGAGGACCAACATGCTGCGCTACATATACGCCGATGAATTGCATCGGTTTCCGAGACTTCGAGAAGGAATGTTTCGGGACAGGGCCGATCAGTTCAAGTCTCGCCTCGGCTGGGAGGTCGAAGTGGATGCAAACGGGTATGAGCATGACCATTACGACACGCTCAATCCGCTTTATGTGATTTGGGAAGGGTCAGATGGACGGCATGGCGGATCAATGCGCTTTTTGCCTACCACTGGCCAGACAATGATCAACGATCACTTTCAGCATCTCCTGGGCGGTGGCACCATCGAAAGCCCGCTGATCTGGGAAT
This window harbors:
- a CDS encoding helix-turn-helix transcriptional regulator produces the protein MNAEPPRRLDTILEELERASEPSHLQVISEHLRDLFRIDHLVYHWVSAAGDQYGCGTYDPAWVERYLEKEYLRVDPVIKGCYQRFHPVDWKRLDWSGKHTQAFLKEALEYGLGNQGYSVPLRGPNGQFALFTVNHRCDDETWDDFTEKHRRELILCANYFNQKALEFEPDRAPAPARQLSPREVEALTLLALGYGRAQVADTMSISEHTLRVYIESARFKLGATNTVHAIARAISQGLIVI